A DNA window from Thermus tengchongensis contains the following coding sequences:
- a CDS encoding PP2C family protein-serine/threonine phosphatase, producing the protein MPDLVFALETHPGLKRPKNEDAVGHALAPWGGVFVVADGMGGHRTGEVAARLAVETILEHLKGVEPSPRVLLQALERANERIHQEAQRPENRGMGTTATCLVLDLPYALIAHVGDSRAYLLRKGELTLLTEDHSWVAERVRQGLLSPEEAKTHRWRNVITNALGSFPQARVDLLGLKLEPGDVFLLCTDGLSGVLEDRTLLEVLKHFPPEEAARRLVALANEWGGPDNVSVVVVRVPEELPRASRPYALPLEAAKGAPVHLKLGQEPEELPTQVMEPKGRGIRVGWRDILLIGLWVLVVAYILLGYFKGP; encoded by the coding sequence GTGCCCGACCTCGTCTTCGCCCTGGAAACCCACCCTGGGCTGAAGCGGCCCAAGAACGAGGACGCCGTGGGCCACGCCCTCGCCCCTTGGGGCGGGGTCTTCGTGGTGGCGGACGGGATGGGCGGGCACCGCACGGGGGAGGTGGCGGCCAGGCTGGCGGTGGAGACCATCCTGGAGCACCTGAAGGGGGTTGAGCCTTCCCCGCGGGTGCTACTCCAGGCCTTGGAGCGGGCCAACGAGCGCATCCACCAGGAGGCCCAGCGCCCGGAGAACCGGGGCATGGGCACCACGGCCACCTGCCTGGTCCTGGACCTGCCCTACGCCCTCATCGCCCACGTGGGGGACTCGAGGGCCTACCTCCTCAGAAAAGGAGAGCTCACCCTCCTCACCGAGGACCATTCTTGGGTGGCGGAGAGGGTGCGCCAGGGCCTCCTTTCCCCGGAGGAGGCCAAGACCCACCGCTGGCGCAACGTGATCACCAACGCCCTGGGCTCCTTCCCCCAGGCCCGGGTGGACCTCCTGGGCTTGAAGCTGGAGCCTGGGGACGTGTTCCTGCTCTGCACCGACGGCCTTTCCGGGGTGCTGGAGGACCGGACCCTCTTGGAGGTGCTGAAGCACTTCCCCCCGGAGGAGGCCGCCCGCCGCCTGGTGGCCCTGGCCAACGAGTGGGGGGGGCCGGACAACGTGAGCGTGGTGGTGGTGCGCGTGCCCGAGGAGCTTCCCCGGGCTAGCCGCCCCTACGCCCTCCCCCTGGAGGCGGCAAAGGGCGCCCCGGTGCACCTGAAGCTGGGGCAGGAGCCCGAGGAGCTGCCCACCCAGGTCATGGAGCCCAAGGGGCGGGGGATACGGGTGGGCTGGCGGGACATCCTCCTCATCGGCCTGTGGGTTTTGGTGGTGGCCTACATCCTCCTGGGCTACTTCAAAGGCCCCTAA
- a CDS encoding RtcB family protein, which produces METVPHGGRVYDLSMDHEGHNFVAEGFVVSNCGVRLLASHLTLEDLLPRQRELADTLYRLIPSGVGSERKDVRFSKKELKEILKEGAGWLIRRGFGYPEDLRFIESEGRLPWANPDKVSDRAFERGAPQIGTLGSGNHFLEVQYVDEIYDGEVAEAFGLFPNQITVLIHTGSRGLGHQVCQDYVEKFLKVAPRYGIELVDKQLAAAPIRSPEGEDYLQAMAAAANFAFANRQLIAHFVREAFEAVGYAPRDHGLRVLYDLAHNNAKFEEHGGKRVLVHRKGATRAFGPGNSEIPLEYQHVGQPVLVPGDMGRYSYVLVGTEKAMAVSFGSSCHGAGRKMSRHQAKRVARERNLVKELAERGILVRAATRATVDEEMPEAYKDVSVVVEAVQGAGIGRKVARLRPLIVVKG; this is translated from the coding sequence ATGGAAACCGTTCCCCACGGGGGAAGGGTGTACGACCTCTCCATGGACCATGAGGGGCATAACTTCGTCGCCGAAGGGTTTGTGGTCTCCAACTGCGGGGTACGCCTCCTCGCCTCCCACCTCACCCTCGAGGACCTCCTTCCCCGCCAACGGGAGCTGGCCGATACTCTCTACCGCCTCATCCCCTCGGGGGTGGGGAGCGAGCGCAAGGACGTGCGCTTCAGCAAAAAGGAGCTCAAGGAAATCCTCAAGGAAGGGGCGGGCTGGCTCATCCGCAGGGGCTTCGGTTACCCGGAGGACCTGCGCTTCATCGAGTCCGAGGGGCGCCTTCCCTGGGCTAACCCCGACAAGGTTTCGGACCGGGCCTTTGAGCGGGGGGCCCCCCAGATCGGCACCCTGGGAAGCGGGAACCATTTCCTCGAGGTGCAGTACGTGGACGAGATCTACGATGGCGAGGTGGCGGAAGCCTTTGGGCTTTTCCCAAACCAGATCACCGTCCTCATCCACACGGGAAGCCGGGGCCTGGGCCACCAGGTCTGCCAGGATTATGTGGAAAAATTTCTAAAAGTAGCTCCCCGCTACGGGATCGAGCTTGTGGACAAGCAGCTGGCCGCGGCCCCCATCAGGAGCCCCGAGGGGGAGGACTACCTCCAGGCCATGGCCGCCGCCGCCAACTTCGCCTTCGCCAACCGCCAGCTCATCGCCCACTTTGTGCGGGAGGCCTTCGAGGCGGTGGGCTACGCCCCCAGGGACCACGGCCTAAGGGTGCTTTACGACCTGGCCCACAACAACGCCAAGTTTGAGGAGCACGGGGGAAAGAGGGTCCTGGTGCACCGCAAAGGAGCCACCCGGGCCTTCGGCCCCGGAAACTCCGAAATCCCCCTGGAGTACCAGCATGTGGGCCAGCCCGTGCTGGTGCCCGGGGACATGGGCCGCTATTCCTACGTGCTGGTGGGAACGGAAAAGGCCATGGCGGTTTCCTTCGGCTCCAGTTGCCACGGGGCCGGGCGCAAGATGAGCCGCCACCAGGCCAAGCGGGTGGCCCGGGAGCGGAACCTGGTGAAGGAGCTGGCGGAAAGGGGCATCCTGGTGCGGGCAGCCACCCGGGCCACCGTGGACGAGGAGATGCCCGAGGCTTACAAGGATGTTTCTGTGGTAGTGGAGGCGGTCCAGGGAGCGGGGATCGGAAGGAAGGTGGCCCGCCTCAGGCCCCTCATCGTGGTCAAAGGCTGA